The Pirellulimonas nuda genome includes a region encoding these proteins:
- the proB gene encoding glutamate 5-kinase, which translates to MPAAPHRSEIVAGAHTVVAKVGTRVLTAPDGSLDVARIESLAGQLAALADAGRRVALVSSGAVGAGVGRLKLPGRPSGLAQLQAVAAVGQSRLIEAYNGALQSRGRHAAQVLLTADDLNDRARYLNVRNTLTALFEYGAIPVINENDTVRVDELQRTVGDNDRLAAVVANLLRAPLLVLLSDVEGLYDRAPDDPDARLLPTVDNVETVRSLAVASPAGVMSRGGMASKLEAARLVTAAGENAIIANGRRENVLVDLLAGKPIGTLFVAQGGSVSSRKRWLGSTAQPSGRLTLDAGACRAVTERGSSLLAVGISAVDGGFDKGDLVALCDGAGSEVARGLANYSADEIRRIAGHGKDEIAQILGHCPYDSVVHRDHLALVR; encoded by the coding sequence GGTGGGGACCCGCGTGCTCACGGCGCCGGACGGTTCGCTCGACGTGGCTCGGATCGAGTCGCTCGCCGGCCAGCTCGCGGCGCTCGCGGACGCCGGGCGGCGCGTGGCGTTGGTCTCCAGCGGGGCGGTCGGCGCCGGGGTAGGGCGCCTCAAGCTCCCCGGCCGGCCCAGCGGGTTGGCGCAGCTTCAGGCGGTCGCCGCGGTTGGCCAGAGCCGCCTGATCGAGGCCTACAACGGGGCCCTGCAGTCCCGCGGCAGGCACGCCGCCCAGGTGCTGCTGACCGCAGACGACCTGAACGACCGCGCACGCTACCTGAACGTCCGGAACACGCTCACCGCCCTGTTCGAGTACGGGGCGATCCCCGTGATCAACGAGAACGACACCGTGCGGGTCGACGAGCTGCAACGCACGGTGGGGGACAACGACCGCCTGGCCGCCGTGGTGGCCAACCTGCTGCGGGCGCCCCTGTTGGTGCTGCTGTCCGACGTCGAGGGGCTCTACGACCGCGCCCCCGACGACCCCGACGCCCGCCTGCTTCCCACGGTGGACAACGTAGAAACGGTCCGATCGCTGGCCGTGGCGTCCCCGGCCGGGGTGATGTCCCGCGGCGGCATGGCCAGCAAGCTGGAAGCGGCGCGGCTGGTTACCGCGGCGGGCGAGAACGCCATTATCGCGAACGGCCGGCGGGAGAACGTGCTGGTGGACCTGCTGGCCGGTAAGCCGATCGGCACGCTCTTCGTGGCCCAAGGCGGCTCGGTCAGCAGCCGCAAACGTTGGCTCGGCTCGACGGCCCAGCCGAGCGGGCGGCTGACGCTCGACGCGGGGGCGTGCCGCGCCGTGACCGAGCGGGGGTCGAGCCTGCTGGCGGTGGGGATTTCGGCCGTCGACGGGGGTTTTGACAAAGGGGACTTGGTCGCGCTGTGCGACGGGGCGGGCTCGGAGGTCGCTCGGGGGCTGGCCAACTACTCGGCGGACGAGATCCGCCGGATCGCCGGCCACGGCAAAGACGAGATCGCCCAGATCTTGGGGCACTGCCCCTACGACTCCGTCGTGCATCGCGATCACCTCGCCCTGGTGCGCTAG
- a CDS encoding amidophosphoribosyltransferase has product MSELHHECGVAAIYHLPGTPRSPLCPSHGPSEASRLIPRMLLDIQNRGQLSAGMTSYDPDRDELLATHRDLGSVTEAFRLSHRGKAEALMTRYAGPAAIGHVRYATCGKDDLSYAQPFESPHIKRRKWFSFAFNGQLANFAELRDRLLREADHHIVRATDTEVLMHEIGREMSGDLRPTLLEIMRNIAKRIDGAYSLALVNALGEMIVARDPMGIKPVSYAFDGAMFAAASESVALLNLGFDSHQILSLAPGEAVTVTPEGLSVDRFAESPRRAHCFFEWIYFANVASTLDDRSVYLARKSLGEELAALEDLPIDADTIVVPVPDTSKCAADAMAFKLGVPSVEGLMRNRYAGRTFIEGGAGRLAKAAAKYTPLREVLEGKRVLLVEDSIVRSTTMRVLIEKLRYVGGAKEIHVRVACPPIVAPCFYGIDMSTVGELFAPPFIARHGSDVGGDAAGATFAEMAAELGADSLRYLPIASIARAINRPSGELCQACITGDYPTPCGQQLYEIALGSGSPEAGGQRTYEAVRG; this is encoded by the coding sequence ATGAGTGAGCTCCACCATGAATGCGGCGTCGCCGCTATCTATCACCTGCCGGGGACGCCGCGCAGCCCCCTTTGTCCCTCCCACGGACCGAGCGAGGCGTCTCGGCTGATCCCGCGGATGCTGCTGGACATCCAGAACCGCGGCCAGCTCTCGGCCGGGATGACCAGCTACGACCCGGACCGCGACGAGCTGCTGGCCACGCACCGCGACCTGGGGAGCGTGACCGAGGCCTTCCGGCTGAGCCACCGGGGCAAGGCCGAGGCGTTGATGACCCGCTACGCGGGCCCGGCCGCTATCGGGCACGTCCGCTACGCCACGTGCGGCAAGGACGACCTCAGCTACGCCCAGCCGTTTGAGTCGCCGCACATCAAGCGGCGCAAGTGGTTCAGCTTCGCCTTCAACGGCCAGCTCGCCAACTTCGCGGAGCTGCGCGATCGGCTGCTGCGCGAGGCGGACCACCACATCGTACGCGCCACCGACACCGAGGTGCTGATGCACGAGATCGGTCGCGAGATGTCGGGCGACCTGCGGCCCACCCTGCTGGAGATCATGCGCAACATCGCCAAGCGGATCGACGGCGCCTACAGCCTGGCGCTGGTGAACGCACTCGGAGAGATGATCGTGGCGCGCGACCCGATGGGCATCAAGCCTGTTTCGTACGCGTTCGACGGCGCGATGTTCGCCGCGGCCAGCGAGAGCGTGGCGCTGCTAAACCTCGGCTTCGATTCGCATCAGATCTTGTCGCTGGCGCCGGGCGAGGCGGTCACCGTGACGCCCGAGGGGCTCTCGGTCGATCGGTTCGCGGAGTCGCCGCGTCGGGCCCATTGCTTCTTTGAGTGGATCTACTTCGCCAACGTCGCCAGCACGCTGGACGACCGCAGCGTCTACCTAGCGCGCAAGTCGCTGGGAGAAGAGCTGGCCGCGTTGGAAGACCTGCCTATCGACGCGGACACGATTGTGGTGCCGGTGCCGGACACCAGCAAGTGCGCCGCAGACGCGATGGCGTTCAAGCTGGGGGTGCCGAGCGTCGAGGGGCTGATGCGGAACCGCTACGCGGGGCGCACGTTCATCGAGGGGGGCGCCGGCCGGCTCGCCAAGGCGGCCGCCAAGTACACGCCGCTCCGCGAGGTGCTGGAGGGCAAACGCGTGCTGCTGGTTGAGGACTCGATCGTCCGGTCAACGACCATGCGGGTGCTGATCGAGAAGCTCCGCTATGTGGGCGGCGCGAAAGAGATCCACGTCCGCGTCGCCTGCCCGCCGATCGTGGCGCCCTGCTTCTACGGGATCGACATGTCGACCGTGGGAGAGCTGTTCGCGCCCCCCTTCATCGCGCGGCACGGTTCAGACGTTGGGGGGGACGCCGCGGGGGCGACGTTCGCCGAGATGGCGGCGGAGCTGGGCGCCGACTCGTTGCGCTACCTGCCGATCGCGTCGATCGCGCGGGCCATCAATCGCCCGAGCGGCGAGCTGTGCCAGGCCTGCATTACCGGCGACTACCCGACGCCGTGCGGCCAGCAACTGTACGAGATCGCGCTCGGCTCGGGCAGCCCCGAGGCGGGCGGGCAGCGGACCTACGAAGCGGTGCGGGGATAA
- the corA gene encoding magnesium/cobalt transporter CorA: MRKLFRRPRIRRKALPGAPPEQVSVEDVQPCSLEVFQFNQGSCTRFHPETVEEVKPLLGEGKTVWVNVDGLGDLPVIRQLAKLFGIHPLAVEDIVNVHQRSKIDAYEGLLYIVARMVRPSGPFLTEQVSLCLGDGFLVTFLEDPGDVFDSVRSQLKQRGSFLRKHPTADVLAYRLIDASVDSYYPLLEALGDRLDGLEEQLTGSPARDFIAEVHHLRAEMLLARRAIWPHREMVNSMLRDANPLVSDTTRTFLRDVYDHTVHLIDHVETYRELCSDVRDQYMTAVSNRLNEIMKVLTVISTIFLPLSFIASLYGMNFNTEKSGWNMPELSWRFGYPFVLGVMSVIAAGMLWKFFRMGWLTTSDGSVEGGEQNGS; this comes from the coding sequence TTGCGCAAACTGTTCCGGCGGCCACGCATCCGCCGCAAGGCGTTGCCGGGCGCCCCGCCGGAGCAGGTATCGGTTGAAGACGTCCAGCCGTGCAGCCTGGAGGTGTTTCAGTTCAATCAGGGTTCGTGCACAAGGTTCCACCCAGAAACGGTCGAAGAGGTCAAGCCGCTGCTTGGTGAGGGGAAGACCGTGTGGGTCAACGTCGACGGCCTGGGCGACCTGCCCGTCATCCGCCAGCTAGCCAAGCTGTTCGGCATCCACCCGCTGGCGGTAGAAGACATCGTCAACGTGCACCAGCGGTCGAAGATCGACGCCTACGAGGGGCTGCTGTACATTGTCGCGCGCATGGTGCGCCCCAGCGGACCCTTCTTGACCGAGCAGGTGAGCCTGTGCCTGGGGGACGGCTTCCTGGTGACCTTCCTAGAGGACCCGGGCGACGTGTTCGACTCGGTCCGCTCCCAGCTCAAGCAGCGCGGCAGTTTCCTGCGGAAGCACCCAACCGCCGACGTGCTGGCCTACCGGCTGATCGACGCCTCGGTGGATAGTTACTACCCGCTGCTGGAGGCGCTGGGCGATCGCTTGGACGGGCTCGAGGAGCAGCTCACCGGCAGCCCGGCGAGGGATTTCATCGCAGAGGTCCACCACCTGCGCGCCGAAATGCTGCTCGCCCGTCGGGCGATCTGGCCCCACCGCGAGATGGTCAATTCCATGCTCCGCGACGCGAACCCGCTGGTCTCCGACACCACGCGCACGTTCTTGCGCGACGTGTACGACCACACGGTGCATCTTATTGACCACGTAGAAACCTACCGCGAACTTTGCAGCGACGTCCGCGACCAGTACATGACCGCCGTCAGCAACCGGCTGAACGAGATCATGAAGGTGCTGACGGTGATCTCGACGATCTTCCTGCCGCTGTCGTTCATCGCCAGCCTGTACGGCATGAACTTCAACACCGAGAAGAGCGGCTGGAACATGCCGGAGCTGAGCTGGCGGTTCGGCTACCCGTTCGTGCTGGGGGTGATGAGCGTGATCGCGGCGGGGATGCTGTGGAAGTTCTTCCGGATGGGGTGGCTAACCACCAGCGACGGATCTGTGGAGGGCGGGGAACAGAATGGTTCGTAG
- a CDS encoding cytochrome P450: protein MHQRSPEPHNLAMEATAQPPTESQGGLPVTEGSFADLSKDMFVGIRELHRRHGPIAALDDAGLRIIFLFDPQYNRQVLSDANTFHARFFGIRGPKRSSQRRLTCGLLAMNGEQHRRNRRMLKEPFGLKTIATYRPAIAALARQAADELAPGRSVDMNEEMTRYMLRVTSSILFGLDEPKMAYELGEMIANWVSQLHDIGVGALAPDAGFTAGYEHLLGYAQELEGRVMEMISRRRKDPGQANDVLSILVRMHDEQGGLSDEELVGQSCVLFGAAHMTTAHSLTWTLFLLAQHPSVLRELLGQLPPDEQAGDEVREVDPSALLERVVRESMRVLPASAYSQRITSEFVRVGPFDLAPGTPIVFTPLVTHHLASTFPEPERFLPDRWLQAKPSAYEYHPFGAGPRMCIGGPMAMEVIRTSLPILLRRFGMRVPAGSDVSAEVRSTMLNPQYGMPMELLEPGAAQANPVRGNVNELVDLVEAVDR from the coding sequence ATGCACCAACGATCGCCCGAGCCCCACAACCTCGCGATGGAAGCCACCGCCCAGCCACCTACCGAATCGCAGGGCGGGCTGCCGGTGACGGAGGGTTCTTTCGCCGACCTGTCGAAGGACATGTTCGTCGGCATCCGGGAGCTGCACCGTCGGCACGGGCCGATCGCGGCGTTGGACGACGCGGGCCTGCGGATCATTTTCCTCTTCGACCCGCAGTACAACCGCCAGGTGCTGTCGGACGCGAACACGTTTCACGCCCGGTTCTTCGGCATCCGCGGGCCCAAACGCTCCAGCCAACGCCGGCTCACCTGCGGGCTGCTGGCAATGAATGGCGAGCAGCACCGCCGCAACCGGCGGATGCTGAAGGAGCCGTTCGGGCTCAAGACGATCGCCACCTACCGCCCGGCGATCGCCGCGCTGGCCCGTCAAGCGGCCGACGAGTTGGCGCCGGGGCGCTCGGTCGACATGAACGAAGAAATGACGCGCTACATGCTGCGCGTCACCAGCTCGATCCTATTCGGGCTGGACGAGCCGAAGATGGCCTACGAACTGGGCGAGATGATCGCCAACTGGGTGTCGCAGTTGCACGACATCGGGGTCGGGGCGCTGGCGCCCGACGCGGGTTTCACGGCCGGCTATGAGCACCTGTTGGGGTACGCCCAGGAGCTGGAAGGCCGCGTGATGGAGATGATCAGCCGCCGCCGGAAGGACCCGGGGCAGGCCAACGACGTGCTGTCGATCTTGGTGCGGATGCACGACGAGCAAGGGGGCCTGAGCGACGAAGAGCTGGTGGGCCAGAGCTGCGTGCTGTTCGGCGCCGCGCACATGACGACCGCCCACTCGCTTACCTGGACCCTGTTCTTGCTGGCGCAGCACCCCAGCGTGTTGCGAGAGCTCCTCGGCCAGCTCCCGCCCGATGAACAGGCGGGGGACGAGGTCCGCGAGGTCGACCCCAGCGCGCTGCTCGAGCGGGTGGTGCGGGAGAGCATGCGGGTGCTGCCCGCGAGCGCCTACTCCCAGCGGATCACCTCGGAGTTTGTGCGGGTCGGTCCGTTTGATCTGGCCCCGGGGACGCCCATCGTCTTTACGCCGCTGGTGACGCACCACCTGGCCTCCACGTTCCCAGAGCCAGAACGTTTCCTCCCCGATCGATGGCTGCAGGCCAAGCCCTCCGCCTACGAGTACCACCCGTTCGGCGCCGGGCCGCGGATGTGCATCGGCGGCCCGATGGCCATGGAGGTGATCCGCACCAGCCTGCCGATCTTGCTGCGGCGGTTCGGGATGCGGGTCCCTGCCGGGAGCGATGTCTCTGCCGAAGTGCGTTCGACCATGCTCAACCCGCAGTACGGCATGCCGATGGAGCTGCTGGAACCGGGCGCCGCCCAGGCGAACCCCGTCCGGGGGAACGTGAACGAGCTGGTTGACCTTGTCGAGGCCGTGGATCGTTGA